One Chitinophaga parva DNA segment encodes these proteins:
- a CDS encoding HvfX family Cu-binding RiPP maturation protein, translating to MNARFATWNTRLTQLGFIPLLLVRLVLAYGFYGPATKKWSNIQDIADWFAGMNIPLPKLSAYLAAGTEALGVLLLTLGLATRIISIPLMIVMLVAIKTVHWENGFDAGNNGFEIPLYYLLMLLTLFCFGPGKASLDYLLWHRRRS from the coding sequence ATGAACGCACGTTTTGCCACCTGGAATACCAGGCTCACGCAGCTTGGCTTCATCCCCCTTTTGCTGGTACGCCTGGTGCTGGCCTATGGCTTCTATGGCCCCGCCACCAAGAAGTGGAGCAATATCCAGGACATTGCAGACTGGTTTGCCGGCATGAACATTCCCCTGCCCAAACTCAGCGCCTACCTGGCCGCCGGCACAGAGGCCCTGGGGGTGCTGCTGCTCACGCTGGGCCTGGCTACGCGCATTATCAGCATCCCACTCATGATCGTGATGCTGGTGGCCATTAAAACAGTGCATTGGGAAAATGGATTTGACGCGGGCAACAATGGCTTTGAAATCCCCTTGTATTATTTACTAATGTTGCTCACACTCTTTTGCTTCGGGCCCGGGAAGGCAAGCCTGGACTACCTTTTGTGGCACAGGCGGCGCTCCTGA
- a CDS encoding acyl-CoA synthetase family protein encodes MSTALMDRIFSVTEAGFEALALEVFRLQYQENALYRAYTDALRIRPETVHSLTRIPFLPIQFFKTHTVTSGQFTPELVFESSGTTQTVNSRHLVKEAAWYERSFMQAFEHFYGPVEDYVVLGLLPAYLERKASSLVHMVNAMIQVSRHPESGFYLYEHAQLAERLQALEARGQKVLLIGVTFGLLDFAEQYQLHLKNTLVMETGGMKGRREEWTRQQVHDFLQSRLGVPVIHAEYGMTELLSQAYSRGNGLFETPSWMRVLLRDESDPFQLYERAAAGVINVVDLANRYSCAFIGTEDIGKLHADGRFEVLGRLDNSALRGCSLMVS; translated from the coding sequence ATGAGCACAGCACTGATGGACCGCATTTTCTCCGTAACGGAAGCCGGCTTTGAAGCCCTGGCCCTGGAGGTATTCCGCCTGCAGTACCAGGAAAACGCCCTGTACCGGGCCTATACCGATGCCCTGCGCATCCGGCCGGAAACGGTGCATTCGCTCACCCGGATCCCTTTCCTGCCCATCCAGTTCTTCAAAACCCATACGGTTACCTCCGGCCAGTTTACACCGGAGCTGGTGTTTGAGAGCAGCGGCACCACGCAAACGGTGAACAGCCGCCACCTGGTGAAGGAGGCCGCCTGGTATGAACGGAGTTTCATGCAGGCCTTTGAACATTTTTACGGGCCGGTGGAAGACTACGTGGTACTGGGCCTGCTGCCTGCATACCTGGAGCGCAAAGCATCCTCCCTGGTGCATATGGTCAATGCCATGATCCAGGTGAGCCGCCACCCGGAAAGCGGTTTTTACCTGTATGAGCATGCCCAGCTGGCGGAGCGCCTGCAAGCCCTGGAAGCCCGGGGGCAAAAGGTGTTGCTCATAGGCGTCACCTTTGGATTACTGGATTTTGCGGAGCAATACCAGCTGCACTTAAAAAACACCCTGGTAATGGAAACCGGGGGCATGAAAGGCCGCCGCGAGGAATGGACCCGCCAGCAGGTACACGATTTCCTGCAATCCCGTTTAGGCGTGCCAGTTATACATGCGGAATACGGCATGACAGAGCTCCTGTCACAGGCCTACTCCAGGGGCAACGGCCTTTTTGAAACCCCATCCTGGATGCGCGTGCTCCTGCGTGATGAAAGTGATCCCTTCCAGCTTTACGAGCGCGCTGCTGCCGGCGTGATCAACGTGGTGGACCTGGCTAACCGGTACTCCTGCGCCTTCATTGGCACAGAAGATATCGGTAAGCTGCATGCCGATGGCCGCTTTGAGGTACTGGGCCGCCTGGACAACTCCGCCCTGCGGGGATGCAGCCTGATGGTAAGTTAA